GCAGCCTGCAGGCGGCCAAAGCGCTGGCCAAATGGAAAGAACGCATCCGGCAGCATTGGGAAAAAATCCGCATTCTCAATACCCAGGTGGAAAACGGCCGCGAACTCAAGGTAGGCGAAAGCTATCCCATCAAATCGCTGGTAGCCATCGACGGATTAAAGCCGGAGGAGCTGCGCGTGGAGGTATACTACGGCGCCCTGGACGCGGACGGCCGCATTCTCCACGGGCAGTGTGTGAGTATGACGCAGGAAAAAAAGGAGGGCAACGGCCAGTATCTTTACAGTGCGGCCATACCCTGTGACACCACCGGCCAAAAAGGCTTTTCCATCCGCATCACCCCCAGTCATCCGGACATGGCCTTTCAGCATGAAACCGGTTTGATTACATGGTACCGCGAATAAAACGGAAATGGGGTGCGCCGGCCGCACCCTATTTTTTTCTAAAAATCCTTGATTTTCTATTTTTAATTTCGTACATACTTGCGTCGGTTCAGCGACACTTCAGCTGCTCCGATCCAGCATCGGCATCCTAGCCAGACATCGGGACGGGACGACGGGAGGCGGCACGCACAAGCATCGCTCCAAGGTCTGTCCATCTTCTCCATCAATGAATTGAATCACATCCATCCATCGCACCGTGTTGACAAGGGTCCTAACACCCGATCTCAACCACTGTTACGGCACTCAGGAGACACTTCCATCGAGCAGTCCAACCAAGGAAACCAGGAGTCCGCTCATGAACGGGCATGGCCGTCTCTTTGCCGTGTTATGCTTTGCGCTCGCAACCCAAGTCGCTGTATCTGGTGACTTGCACTTCCCGCAGACCGGGTCGTCCGGGAAAAAAACACGCAGGTGCTGCTCGCTGGGTCGTCAGGCGTCGATGGGCAGCTTTTTTCTCCCCTGGCTGGTGTATCAGGTAAAGAGCAAAATCCATTCGTCCGGCCCCGACCGATCGACCCCCATCGCAGCAGCCAGCCTGGTGGATGCTTCAGCCGCGCACGTAATCCCTGCACCGATGTTGGTGCAAAGCGCACCGGTTAAACACGGCGGGCAGGCGGCCGGGAGACAACTGCTCGTGCGCAGCCACAGCGATCCGTTTCACAACAGAACCTATTGGTCCTGGTATCTCGCACAGGAAAGCATGGTGAGCATCACGGTGTTCAACGCGGCGGGAAAAAAGATGACCGGCCCGTTGCTCAAATATAAATTGCCAGGACGTCATCATATCATGTGGGATGCGGGCCGTTCGCCGAACGGCGTATATGTCTGTTTGATAGAGACCCAAGAAAAATCCGCGCGTATCAAGTTCCCTCTCGTGCGCTGAAAGGTTTCAGCGCGCATTCGTTGACGCCGGCGCCGTGCCGGCTTGACTCAGACGCGTTCACAATCCGGTTCACCCGGTGATTGAATACCCGCCGTCGATGACAATCGTCTGTCCCTGAATCTGTGCGCTCAATCCACTGCAGAGAAACAGCACAGCATCCGCCACGTCCGCCGGCGTGGTCAATCGGCCTGTGGGCGTCCGCTGTGCGGAATGGCTGAGCAACTGTTCCCGGTTGGGGAAGTGGCTTAAAGCATCGGTGTCGACCACACCGGCGGACACAGCATTGACACTGATTTTTTTCGGCGCCAGTTCCAGCGCCAAATGGCGGACGAGCGATTCCAGAGCGGCCTTGGAGGCGCCTACAGCCGCATAATTGGGTATGGCGCGCACCGAGCCCAAGCTGGAGACCGCGACGATATGACCGCCCTTTTCGCCCATCAAAGGCACGGCTTGCTGAGTCAGCGGCAACAGCGTGCCGGCGTTGATATCCATGGTCCAGTGCCAATGTTTTTCGGTCAGCTCCAGGGCGGGCTTGAGAACGCCGGAGGCTGCGTTGGAAACGAGAATATCCAGCCGGCCAAATTCCTTTTTGATTTCTCCCACCATCTCCTTGATGGCCTCATATTCCCCCACGTTGGCGCGGATGGCCAAAGCCTGCCGGCCCAAGGCGCGAATGGCAGCCACGGTCTCTTCAGCCGCAGTGCGCTGACGCAGATAATTGATCGCCACATGGGCGCCGGCCTCAGCCAGCCGCAGAGCGATGGCACGACCGATGCCGCGCGACCCGCCGGTGACCAACGCAACCTGTCCCTGCAAATTGATCTCAATGGATGACATCGTTATCTCCTCGGTGGAATATCAAGAATCGATTCATAGTGCAACGAAAGCTAATTCAACAGCACTAGTTTTTTCACGCTCATGCCAAAGGGATCCTGCAATCGGCAAAAATAGACGCCTCCGGCGACTCTGGTTCCGGACTGATCTGTGCCATCCCAGGACAATGTGTATACGCCGGCGCTGTACTTGTGATCCGTCAAAGTCGCCACCAGTCCGCCGCGGGAGTTGTAGATCCTTACCGTGAGTGGGACGGGTGCATTCACCTTCGCCACCTG
This bacterium DNA region includes the following protein-coding sequences:
- the fabL gene encoding enoyl-[acyl-carrier-protein] reductase FabL, encoding MQGQVALVTGGSRGIGRAIALRLAEAGAHVAINYLRQRTAAEETVAAIRALGRQALAIRANVGEYEAIKEMVGEIKKEFGRLDILVSNAASGVLKPALELTEKHWHWTMDINAGTLLPLTQQAVPLMGEKGGHIVAVSSLGSVRAIPNYAAVGASKAALESLVRHLALELAPKKISVNAVSAGVVDTDALSHFPNREQLLSHSAQRTPTGRLTTPADVADAVLFLCSGLSAQIQGQTIVIDGGYSITG